The following are encoded together in the Echinicola jeungdonensis genome:
- a CDS encoding glycoside hydrolase family 97 protein, protein MNFKRATLLVCAVFSFTIGFAQRILEDTKNTLHSPDGNFKFEVYQKELEKGKKQLYYTVDFNGQSIILESELGVLIENQLFESALAVPNDTTTVWGENLDLIATTKDVQDETWKPLYGERNEIRNHYNELTLHFQKYGNPEEGLVKGHSGKFYDKRQQYNMDLVIRAYDEGIAFSYHFPETSNGLFLHITGEQTSFTLPEGTMAYYEGWAQGPYELKPLKNWPEESERPLTLTLENGLTLALTEARLVNFARTKFRLSEDKPNTLETSLYNEVDVISPYSTPWRVIMAAEQPGQLLENNDLILNLNPKNQIANTSWIKPGKVFRSDLTTEAAKEAVDFASERNIQYVHLDAGWYGPEVKFSTDASTIDPDRDLDLQEVINYGATKDIGIFVYVNQRPLSWQLDELLPLYQSWGLRGLKFGFVQIGSDKWTSWMHEAITKAAYHHLMVNVHDEYRPTGFSRTYPNLMTQEGIRGNEEMPDADHNTILPFTRYLAGAGDYTICYYNNRIKTTHAHQLALSVVYYSPLQYMFWYDKPNFYQGEPEIEFFDKVKTVWDDTKVINGEIGKYITVARRDNKDWFIGSITNTDARDLSVPLDFLEDGQNYIAHLYLDDETVDTRTQVAIHKYAVKKGDNLKLVLKASGGAALHLEAVESISGYKKLPSSGL, encoded by the coding sequence ATGAACTTTAAAAGAGCTACTCTTCTTGTTTGTGCTGTTTTTTCCTTTACTATAGGATTTGCCCAAAGGATCCTTGAAGACACCAAAAATACCCTCCATTCCCCTGATGGGAATTTCAAATTTGAGGTTTATCAGAAAGAATTGGAAAAAGGGAAAAAGCAACTTTACTATACCGTAGATTTTAATGGGCAATCTATTATTTTAGAATCTGAGCTTGGAGTATTGATTGAAAACCAACTTTTCGAATCTGCCTTAGCTGTACCCAATGATACGACTACTGTTTGGGGTGAAAATCTGGATTTGATCGCTACTACCAAAGATGTTCAAGATGAAACATGGAAGCCATTGTATGGTGAACGAAATGAAATCCGTAACCATTATAATGAGCTTACTTTACATTTTCAGAAATATGGAAACCCGGAAGAGGGGTTGGTAAAAGGCCATTCCGGGAAATTTTACGACAAGCGTCAGCAATATAATATGGATTTGGTGATCAGGGCCTATGATGAAGGTATTGCTTTCAGTTATCATTTTCCAGAAACCAGCAATGGCCTTTTTCTCCATATTACAGGTGAACAAACTTCATTTACACTCCCGGAAGGAACCATGGCCTATTATGAAGGTTGGGCGCAGGGGCCGTATGAATTGAAGCCTTTGAAAAATTGGCCTGAGGAAAGTGAGAGGCCTTTGACTTTGACTTTGGAAAACGGCCTGACCTTGGCATTGACAGAAGCCCGATTGGTAAATTTTGCCCGAACAAAGTTCAGGTTAAGTGAAGATAAGCCCAATACCCTGGAAACCTCTCTTTATAATGAGGTCGATGTGATCAGCCCTTACAGTACTCCCTGGAGAGTGATCATGGCAGCAGAGCAACCAGGACAGCTTTTGGAAAATAATGATTTGATCCTCAACCTGAATCCCAAAAATCAAATTGCCAATACTTCCTGGATAAAACCCGGGAAAGTTTTCCGTTCAGATTTGACCACGGAAGCGGCCAAGGAAGCTGTGGATTTTGCTTCAGAGAGAAACATTCAGTATGTTCATTTGGATGCGGGTTGGTACGGTCCAGAAGTGAAATTTTCCACGGATGCAAGTACTATTGATCCTGATCGCGATCTGGATTTGCAGGAAGTGATCAATTATGGGGCTACCAAGGATATTGGAATTTTCGTCTATGTCAATCAAAGACCGCTTTCGTGGCAGTTGGACGAGCTATTACCTTTGTACCAAAGTTGGGGGCTAAGGGGCCTTAAGTTTGGATTTGTTCAAATTGGTTCTGACAAATGGACCAGTTGGATGCATGAAGCCATAACGAAAGCTGCCTATCATCACTTGATGGTCAATGTTCATGATGAATATAGACCAACAGGATTTAGCCGAACCTATCCCAATTTGATGACCCAAGAAGGCATCCGGGGCAATGAGGAAATGCCCGATGCAGACCATAATACTATATTGCCATTCACCCGGTATTTGGCTGGGGCTGGGGACTACACCATTTGTTATTACAATAACCGTATAAAAACCACTCATGCCCATCAACTGGCACTTTCTGTGGTTTATTATAGTCCTTTGCAATATATGTTCTGGTATGACAAACCTAATTTTTACCAAGGGGAACCAGAAATTGAATTTTTTGATAAAGTGAAAACGGTTTGGGATGATACAAAGGTGATTAATGGTGAAATTGGAAAATACATTACTGTTGCCCGAAGGGACAATAAGGATTGGTTTATAGGTTCAATTACCAATACGGATGCCAGGGACTTATCAGTTCCTTTGGACTTTTTAGAAGATGGCCAAAACTATATTGCCCATTTATATCTGGATGATGAAACAGTGGATACACGTACCCAAGTGGCCATCCATAAATATGCAGTGAAAAAGGGAGATAATCTTAAGTTGGTTCTTAAAGCAAGTGGAGGAGCTGCCCTCCACTTGGAAGCAGTGGAAAGCATTAGTGGGTATAAAAAATTACCTTCATCTGGTCTTTAA
- a CDS encoding glycosyl hydrolase family 28 protein, whose translation MLSITQYKPTYLTCVKGLVKMVAFLVTVFPLSLKAQELVTYQAPEGALLNEDFTVKVRIPGKEWKNLPEYLIKVDEVVGGKHTVKESSMSYFDFSGEVEVMVKSKKGRIETAKVRPLSYEIMPYVKGDVMTFKLSEPRNLSVEVNGDIFHNLHLFANPVLDSIPDKDDPNVIYFGAGIHEFEDNKFLVPSNKTVYISGDAILRGQLLIHDAENVKVIGRGMVEHTVKMGVHISNSNNVLVEGIFTTQCATGGSKDMTIRNVKSISYYGWGDGMNVFASNNVLYDGVFCRNSDDCTTVYATRKDFIGGAKNITMQNSTLWADVAHPIFIGIHGNAENPDVIEDLTFKNIDILDHKETQIDYQGCLAINGGDNNLIRNVRFEDIRIEDFRQGQLINLRIFYNKKYCKAPGKGIENVLFKNISYIGNNAELSIISGYNEERGIKNIRFENLSVNGEIIHDHMEGKPSWYKTSDLANIYVGEHVEGVSFIKTDD comes from the coding sequence ATGTTAAGTATTACTCAATACAAACCTACCTATTTGACCTGTGTTAAGGGACTGGTGAAAATGGTTGCCTTTTTGGTAACTGTTTTCCCTTTGTCCCTAAAAGCCCAGGAATTGGTAACCTATCAAGCTCCAGAAGGAGCCTTGTTAAATGAAGATTTTACTGTAAAAGTTAGGATACCCGGTAAGGAGTGGAAAAATCTGCCGGAATACCTGATTAAAGTCGATGAGGTAGTTGGAGGAAAGCACACCGTAAAGGAATCTTCAATGTCCTATTTTGACTTTTCGGGAGAAGTTGAAGTGATGGTAAAGTCCAAAAAAGGCAGGATTGAAACGGCAAAGGTTCGGCCTTTGTCCTATGAAATCATGCCTTATGTCAAAGGGGATGTCATGACTTTTAAACTTAGTGAACCAAGGAATCTTTCTGTTGAGGTAAATGGGGATATTTTCCATAACCTGCATTTGTTTGCCAATCCGGTTTTGGATTCAATTCCTGATAAAGATGATCCAAATGTGATTTATTTTGGAGCTGGTATTCATGAATTTGAGGATAATAAATTTTTGGTTCCCTCTAATAAAACGGTTTACATCTCTGGAGATGCAATATTACGGGGACAGCTATTGATCCATGATGCCGAAAATGTCAAAGTTATTGGCAGAGGAATGGTGGAGCATACGGTTAAAATGGGAGTGCATATCTCGAATTCCAATAATGTATTAGTGGAAGGAATTTTTACAACCCAATGCGCTACAGGAGGATCCAAAGATATGACCATCCGAAATGTAAAAAGCATCAGTTATTATGGATGGGGGGATGGCATGAATGTATTTGCCAGTAACAATGTGCTTTATGATGGGGTGTTTTGTAGAAATTCAGATGATTGCACCACCGTTTATGCCACAAGAAAGGACTTTATAGGAGGAGCGAAAAACATCACCATGCAGAATTCAACCCTTTGGGCAGATGTGGCCCATCCTATTTTTATTGGGATACATGGAAATGCAGAAAATCCCGATGTGATTGAAGATCTTACTTTTAAGAATATTGATATCCTTGATCATAAGGAGACCCAAATTGATTATCAGGGCTGTTTGGCTATCAATGGTGGGGATAACAACCTTATTCGAAATGTGCGGTTTGAAGATATTCGAATAGAGGATTTTAGGCAAGGCCAATTGATTAACTTGAGGATCTTCTACAACAAAAAATATTGTAAAGCTCCTGGAAAGGGAATTGAAAATGTATTGTTTAAAAACATTTCCTATATCGGTAATAATGCTGAATTGTCTATTATTTCAGGCTATAACGAGGAAAGGGGAATAAAGAATATTCGGTTTGAAAATCTGAGTGTTAATGGAGAAATCATCCATGACCATATGGAAGGAAAGCCTTCCTGGTATAAGACTTCCGACTTGGCTAATATTTATGTTGGCGAGCATGTGGAAGGTGTTTCTTTTATTAAAACTGATGACTAA